A segment of the Pseudomonadota bacterium genome:
GGGGCAAGGTCATTGGCCCCGGGCGGGCCGACACAGGACGCCGCCCGATCCGCCTAGTAGCAAAGGGCGGCGCCTCCGGCGAAGGCGTTGCGGAGGCATCGGATGTGCCCGAGTTCGACCTACCGACCACCAACCTCCGGACCCCACCTGCCGGTGGTCGTCCCTATGGGAGCACCCGGTGGTCACCGGAAACGATAAGCAAGAGCAATGGGGGCCTGTCACCTTGGAGAAGCTGGCGCTCTGGCGCTGGGGCTCGCGATGTTGGCCTGCGGGCGGCGCGTAACGTGCCGGGGGTCCTGAACATCACGGGGGGATGCACGCCCGTGTGGTGAACCGGGGGCGGCCCGCATGGCGTGCAAGGACGGCTACAAGCCGCAGCGGGCGAGCAGCTCGCGGCCTTTCCGCGTGATGAACCCCTCGTCGCTGACGAGGCCGAGCTGCATACAAAAACGCAAAAGGGGCCTGGCGCCGGCCCGTGGCAGATAGACCGTCCCGTCACCGTAACGGTGTTGCAATACCCTGGCAAGCTCCAGATCGTTGGGGAGATTGCCCCATGTGGCCGTGTTCATAGTCATTTTACCTATTGCTTTACCCTACCTGGGATTAAATACCGAGCGATATACGCTATACGCTGGGTTTGTGTCCTTAGATTTCCTGGAAACGCCGGTCGGGTGCAATTCCTGCCCGGCGCCCCTCTCTATGCCGGCCACTCTAAGCGATCGCGTGGCCGGTGGTCTGTGAACTATGTCACTGGCGATCACTGTCATCCGCTCCTGGGAAACGCCCGGGGGCCGGCTGGGTGTCGCATCGCGGCAATGCTTAAGGCAAGAACGCTGCCTACCGAGCGCCGGTTGCCCGCTAGGTGTCGGTGTCGAACGCGGTCGCGGTGCCGGATCGGCGGGGCCGGCGATGTCTCGCGGCAGCGCGCCCACGCACCGGTCCGCGGGTCCGCCATGTCTATATAGCCGTTCGATAGTGTCGAGGTCGATGCCGGAACACCGCCGCGGTCTTCCGCCTATAATGGCAGCCGGTCTGTGAGGAGAAATGGCCGATGAGCCCGGGCGGCGAGCCTGGCCTGTGCTTCCCGTGTAGCTTCCCGATCAAGGCCATGCATGGGCCCGGCAGAGGAGGGCTTCGACCATGATCTTCGGATCGTGCGCTGGCACTCGCTGGGGCTCGGTGAAGCGGCAGTCAAGAGCCGGCTTCGACCGGCGGGGGCTATGTGGCGGTCACCGTGACCATCGAGGCGATGAGCCAGGGCAGCTCGACGCCTCTACGGGGAGCTCAACGGTCACGAGTGCATCATGATGACGCTATAGGGCGATGCGGGCGCAACGGGTGACGCTGCCGGGCCATTTGCCGGAGGCCGCATCGCATCGAGACGACGTGCGGGTGCGAGATCTCGGGACCGTGGCCTATGCCGAGGCCTGGGAGGCCATGCGCCGGTTCACGGCGGCGCGCGGGCCGACCACCGTGGACGAGGTCTGGCTCCTCGATCACCTCCCGATCTATACCCTGGGCTTGAACGGCAAGCCGATCCATGTGCTCGACCCCGGTACTATCCCCGTGTTGCGGAGCGACCGCGGCGGGCAGGTCACCTACCATGGGCCCGGGCAACTCGTGGTCTATGTGCTGGTCGATCTCGCACGCCGTGGCCTGGGTCTCAGGCGGCTGGTGTATGTCTTGGAGCAAGCGGTCATCGACCTCTGTGCCGGCTTTGGAGTGAAGGCCGAGCGGCGGGCCGGCGCACCGGGCGTGTATGCCGGGGATGCAAAGCTCGCCGCGCTCGGACTGCGCGTGCGGCGCGCTTGCAGCTATCACGGGCTCGCGCTCAATGTAGACATGGATCTCTCGCCCTACGCCGGCATCGATCCCTGTGGCTACGCCGGGCTCTGCGTGACCCGGCTTCGCGACCTGGGGGTGGCCGCAGGGATCGCGGACATCAAATCTCGCATCGTGCGTCCCCTCCTGGATCACCTCGGATACGCGCACCCGGAAGCCCGGGCGGCCCGCCATGCCGCCTGAAACCACCGTGCGGCCGCACCTGGACCGCGGGCGCGCGAAGACGGCGCCGCAGAAGCTCCCGCCGAGCACGGGCATCTTGCCGAGGAAGCCGCCCTGGATCCGGGCGCAGGCCCCGACCGATCCCAAGGTCCTGGCGCTCAAGGCGTTGTTGCGTGAAAAGCGCCTGCACACGGTGTGTGAGGAGGCCGCTTGCCCGAACCTCGGGGAGTGCTTTTCACACGGCACCGCGACCTTTATGATCCTGGGCGATTTGTGCACGCGCCGCTGTCCGTTTTGCGACGTGACCCATGGCCGGCCTGCGCCGCCCGACCCCGAAGAGCCTAGGCATCTCGCCGAGGCCGTGGCGGGCATGGGCCTTTCCTATGCGGTCATCACCTCGGTCGATCGCGACGATCTGCCGGACGGTGGCGCCGGCCACTTCGCCGCCTGCATCCGGGCGCTGCGCGCGCGCCTGCCCGGCCTCAAGGTTGAGGTGTTGGTGCCGGATTTCCGCAAACGCGTGGGGATCGCCCTGGAACGGCTCCGCGAGGCACCACCCGATGTCTTCAACCACAACCTCGAGACCGTACCCAGGCTCTACCGCCGGGTGCGGCCGGGGGCGGATTACCGGGGCTCGCTACTGCTCCTCAAGCGTTTCAAGGCTCTGCAACCGGAGGTCCCGACCAAATCCGGGCTCATGCTGGGGCTCGGTGAGGATCTCGACGAGGTCCGCGCGGTGCTGCACGACCTTCGCGAGCACGATTGCGAGATGCTGACCGTCGGCCAGTATCTACAGCCGAGCCGCTATCACCTCCCGGTCGAGCGCTTCGTCACGCCAGCCGAGTTCCGGGAGCTCGGCGACCATGCCCGCGGCCTTGGTTTCCTGCGCGTCGCCAGCGGCCCGCTGGTGCGGTCTTCCTATCACGCCGACTTGCAGGCGCGCGGCGAGCCCGTGGAATGAGGCCGGAGGGCCTAAGCCGCCGCCCCGGGGTCACGCCGAACTCGACCGGGGTCCGGACATAGAACAGCGAGGCCCGCTCGGCGCCCACGAGCTCAATCAGACGTGCCGCCTCGGTGTCGCTCACGGGGCGACTTCGGCACCCGTGAGATCCCCTCGGGTACGCAGCACCTCGCAGTCGGCCTCGCCGCGTGCGAAGCGCGCCGTGACCGGATCGCCAGGGCTTAGCACGGCCGCGTCGCGGACCACCTGGCCCGTCGCAGCGGTCGTGACGATGGCGTAGCCGCGCGCGAGTGTTGAGAGCGGGCTCATCGCGTTCAGGGTGGCACCGAGCTTCGCGAGCCGTTCCCTGTGAACCGCCAGTCGTTGCGCGATCGCTCGGGTGAGCCGGGCCTCCTGGTGGCGGCAGATGCCGTGGCGCAAAGCCAGCGCCTGTTGCGGGTCATGGCGCAGGAGACGGGCCGTCTGTTCCGTGAGCTTGGCCATCTTCAGCGTGCGTGCGCTATGGGCAGCCCGCGCGAGCCGAAGCCATAGTTCGTCGACGCGCTGGCTCTGGTCCATGAGCCGCCGGCGCGGGTGCACGAGACGTTTGGAGAGCCACTCGAGTGCTGCTTGCCCGCGCTTTACCCGCGATAGGAGCGCGCGCAGGAGCCGCGTTTCGAGGTTGCTCTGCTGGGTCAACAATCCTTGCCGATCCGGGCTCACCAACTCGGCCGCGGCCGAGGGCGTGGCGGCGCGGCGATCGGCCACCAGATCGGCGATGGTGAAATCGATCTGGTGCCCGATCCCGGTCACCACCGGCAGCTCAGAGGCGTAGATCGCCCGCGCCACGGCCTCTTCGTTGAAGGCCCAGAGGTCCTCGAGCGAGCCCCCGCCCCGAGCCAGGATCAGGACATCGCAGTCTTTGCGCCGATCGGCCACGAACAGGGCGCGGGCGATCGCCGCGGCCGCTCCGGCGCCCTGCACCGGCACCGGGTAGACCACCACCGGCAGGGCCGGGAAGCGGCGTTTCAGGATCGAGAGCACATCGCGGATCGCCGCCCCGCTCGGAGTGGTGATGATGCCGACCGCACGGGGCAAGGCGGGGAGGGGGATTTTGTGCTCCTCATTGAAGAGGCCCTCCGCTGCCAGCCGCCGTTTCAGCGCTTCGAGTGCCAGCCGCAGGCGGCCCTCGCCGGCGGGCTCCAGGTGCTCGACGATGAGCTGAAAGTCGCCCCGTCCCTCGTAGAGGCTGACCTGGGCGCGCGCCAGCACCTGCATCCCGTTCACAGGATCGAAAGTGAAGGCCGCATTGCGGGAACGGAAGAGGGCGCAGCGCACCTGGCATTGCGCGTCCTTGAGGGAGAAGTAGAGGTGCCCCGAGGCCGGCCGGGCCAGGTTGGAGATCTCACCCTCGACCCAGAGCGGCGGGAAGCCCTCTTCCAGGATGGCGCGGGCCTCGTGGTTCAGGCGCGTGACGGTGTAGATGTCCCGGAAAGGCCGGGCAATGGGAAGGACACCCTGCATGGGCACATCATACGGTAGAACCCGCGCCGAAGCAGGACGGCGCGGTTGTAAGGCGGGCGGTATGGGTCGCGCCCGGGCAGGCGGCCGGCGAGCGCATCCCAGCGTACGGCGAGACCGGGCAGCACCCCGACAGGGGTCTCGGCCGCACGGTCCTGCACACCCGGTTTCCCGGGCTCGGTTCCACTCAGCACCTCGCGGGCCCCCCCATGGTTCAGGCGCACGGCATGGACGTATCTCTATATTCCTATATTACATAATATCATAGCTATATATTCTTTCAAAGCATCGATTCGCTCCGCTATAGTGGCCGCATCGCGACATCAGGAGGCATGGCATGGCGACCACGAAGCTCGATCACTCCGAAGCCCTGTTCGAGCGGGACCGACCGACTTGGATCGAGTCGCTCCTTGATGTCGTAAGACAACTGCGGTTCGGTTCCGTGGAGATCACGGTGCACGACGGGCGCATCGTCCAGATCGAGCGCAAGGAAAAATTGCGTTTCGAAACACCCGCATCGTCGAAAGGGCGATAGAAAAGGCGAGGGGACAGATAACGACTCCGCCCCAGTCGACTGGAGGCATAGAACTGGAGTCGACAACGGAGCTGACCGGACCACCGGAGGTTCTCATAAAAGAAGGAGATCATCGTAATGAGAAACTCTGGGGTCACGCTGCCCGTGCTGGGCGCGACGATAGCAGGTGCGATCATAGGGGGCTTCGCGGTCCCGGCCATGGCCGGGGAAGCGATCCCACCGGCCGTGCAAAGGCGCCTCGACGAGCTCGATCTCAAGGTCCGCACCTTGGAGCGCCAGCAGGAGGCTGTCTGAAGAGGTGCACACCGCCGACAAGGCCAAGCAGACGGCCACGGTCTCGGCGGGGGCGGATGGGTTTGCGCTGAAGTCCACCGACGGAGCCTTCCAGCTCAAGCTGCGCGCGCTCCTGCATGCCGATTCGCGCTGGTTCTTCGACAGCGACGATCCGACCGGCGACGACACCTTCACCTTGCGGCGCGCGCGCCCATTCATCGAGGGCACTGTCTTCAACAACTTCGATTTCCGGTTCATGCCGGACTTCGCGGGCGGCAGGACGGTCATCCAGGACGCCTACGTCGACGCGCGCTTCCTGCCCTGGTTGCAGATCAAGGCCGGAAAGTTCAAGACGCCGTTCGGCATCGAGCGTCTGCAATCGGGCTCCGCCATCCGTTTCGTCGAGCGGGCGCTGCCTAATAACCTGGTCCCGAACCGTGATATCGGCGGGGAGTTGCACGGCGAGCTCGGCGGAGGGGTCTTCAGTTATTCGCTGGCCGGGCTGAACGGGGTCAACGATGGCCGTTCGAGCAAAGACATCGGCGACATCGACAACAACGTCGACAAGGATTTCGCGGGGCGCATCTTTGCCCATCCCTTCCTGAACACGAGCATCGTGCCCTTGCAGGGCCTCGGGATTGGTTTCGCCGCCAGTTATGTGGATACCGGCGGCAACGTCGACTCGCCCAATCTGCCCAACTACCGGACCTCGGGGCAGCAGCGCTTCTTCGCCTATCGCGGTACGACCTTCTCCAACGGCGAGTGGCTCAGGCTTTCTCCGCAGGGATATTATTACTCTTACGGTCCCTTCGGGCTCCTGTGGGAATACGTCAACGTCGCCCAGGATGTCGCGCGCGACATCGACGGTGTGACCCGTTCCGACGATCTCAGTCACGATGCTTGGCGGATAGCGGCCTGGTATCTCAACCAAAACATCAAGCTGGCCTTCGACTACGAGCAACCCGAATTCGAGGGCGGTGGGGGCGGCACGGCCGAGTCACCGCGTGACCGCGAAGACGAGAAAGTCGTTCTCGGTCGGTTACAGCTCTACTTTTAACCCGCCTACCTGCAAAGGAGAGGATCTATGTTCACGAAAGAAGTCTTGCTGGGCTTGACGATGCTGACCGTGGTGCTGTCGCTCGTCAACCCGATCATGGGCTGGGCCGCGGAGGTGACGCTGCTCAATGTCTCGTACGATCCGACGCGCGAGCTGTACCAGGAGTACAACGCTGCGTTCGCGAAACACTGGCAGGAAAAGACCGGCGATACCGTGACCGTGCAGCAGTCGCATGGCGGATCGGGTAAGCAGGCACGCGCCGTCATCGACGGTCTCGAGGCGGACGTGGTGACCCTGGCGCTAGCCTACGACATCGATGCCATCGCCGAGAAATCGGGCTTCATCCGCAAAAACTGGCAATCCGATTTGCCGGGATCGAGTTCTCCCTACACCTCCACCATCGTGTTTCTGGTGCGCAAGGGCAACCCCAAGGGGATTAAGAACTGGGACGACCTCGTTAAGCCCGGCGTCTCGGTGATCACACCGAATCCCAAGACCTCCGGAGCCGCCCGCTGGAACTACCTCGGCGCCTGGGGTTATGCCTTGCTGAAATCGAATCGTGACGAAGCCAAGGCCAAAGATTTTATCGCCGAGCTCTATAAGAACGTGCCGGTGCTCGATACCGCGGCGCGCGGCGCGACCACCAGCTTTGTCTTACGTGGCATCGGAGATGTGCTCATTAATTGGGAGAACGAGATCCTCATGAGCGGCAGGGAGCTAGGCCCGGATAAGTTCGACATCGTCGTGCCGCCAAGCAGCATACTGGCCGAGCCTACGGTCGCCGTGGTCGAAAAGGTCGCGGACAAGCACGGCACGATCGAGGCCGCGCGCGCCTATCTTGAGTATCTCTACACCAAGGAAGGCCAGGAGATCGTCGCCAAGCACTTCTACCGGCCGGTGGATGCGGAGATCGCGGCCAAATACGCCTCCCAGTTCCCGAAGCTGACGCTGTTTACGCTGGCGGAAATAGTGGGCGATTGGAAAAAAACCAATCAGGTCCACTTCGCCGATGGCGGGGTGTTCGACCAGATCTACACGACTGGTCGATAAGGCAATCCCCCTAAGTCAATCCACTCCCTATTCGGAGGTGAATATGTTCGGGTTTCTCTGGGGTTTCATCGTTGGCATCAATGTAAGTATTTTCGTGTGGTCCCTCCGGCGGATAGGCGCGATCCAAAGGGCCGATGCCCGTGAACGTCAGCCTGGTCCGCCGGTGGTGCAGGATCCGGCGCGTGCCACGAGCGGTGCCGATTGGCTCTGGGTCACCTAGGGTTGGATCACCGGATGGCGTCACCGACGACGCAGTCGGCTGAAGGCGGCCGTGCTTGCTCCGCCTCCGCCCTTCCTCGGCCGCACGGGACCGGGGTCTTCTAACGCAACGAGAGGAACGTCACATGACCATCAAGGCTATCAATGTACGCAATCAGTTCCGGGGTTTTGTCAAGGAGATCGTGCCGGGGCCGGTGCTCTCGGAGGTCGATGTCGAGACCTCCGCGGGGATCGTGACCTCGGTCGTCACCTCGCGATCCCTGACCGAACTCGATCTCAAGATCGGCTCCGCGGTGCTGGCCCTCGTGAAGTCGACGGAGGTCGCCCTGGCGAAGCTTTAAAGCTCGGTTCATTGGTCGTCCAGCGTTATCCCCCTCCGCTCGCGCCGGTCCGCGAGGGGAGGGGGAAACGCACCGGTTTTGATCATCGAGATAGGAGAACAACCGTGCCGGTAAGCCAACTCGTCGATTATTTCAATGACCGGATCCGCACCCAGGAGGTACGCTATCTGCCCGAGGACCCGATTCGTTCGCGCCACGGGGCGGTCGAGGCGAATTTCGGACCACTGCGCCTGACGAGCGTGTTTCAGCCGCTCGTCGCGATCGCGTCCGGCGGGCGTCTGGCTGTCGGCCACCAAGCCTATTTGCGTGCGATCCGTGCGAACCACGCGGCGCTACCGGCGCCCGAGGTCTTTGCGAGCACCCGCGAAGCGGCGGCGATCGTATACTTGGATCGGCTGTGCCGCACGGTGCATATGCTCAATTTCCTGCGCCAGGCGACCGAGGACGGCTGCTTGTTTCTACATGTGCACGCCCGCCATATCCTGGGGGTCCCGCATGATCATGGCGGGTACTTCGAAAGTCTCTTGCATCGCTGCGGCTTGACCCCCGAGCGCATCGTGATCCAAGTCGATCCGCCGGGCGCGGAGGACCCCGATGGCTGCCGCCGAATGCAAGCCGCGCTGAGAAACTACCGGCGGCGAGGGTATT
Coding sequences within it:
- the lipB gene encoding lipoyl(octanoyl) transferase LipB, with translation MRAQRVTLPGHLPEAASHRDDVRVRDLGTVAYAEAWEAMRRFTAARGPTTVDEVWLLDHLPIYTLGLNGKPIHVLDPGTIPVLRSDRGGQVTYHGPGQLVVYVLVDLARRGLGLRRLVYVLEQAVIDLCAGFGVKAERRAGAPGVYAGDAKLAALGLRVRRACSYHGLALNVDMDLSPYAGIDPCGYAGLCVTRLRDLGVAAGIADIKSRIVRPLLDHLGYAHPEARAARHAA
- the lipA gene encoding lipoyl synthase, producing MPPETTVRPHLDRGRAKTAPQKLPPSTGILPRKPPWIRAQAPTDPKVLALKALLREKRLHTVCEEAACPNLGECFSHGTATFMILGDLCTRRCPFCDVTHGRPAPPDPEEPRHLAEAVAGMGLSYAVITSVDRDDLPDGGAGHFAACIRALRARLPGLKVEVLVPDFRKRVGIALERLREAPPDVFNHNLETVPRLYRRVRPGADYRGSLLLLKRFKALQPEVPTKSGLMLGLGEDLDEVRAVLHDLREHDCEMLTVGQYLQPSRYHLPVERFVTPAEFRELGDHARGLGFLRVASGPLVRSSYHADLQARGEPVE
- the xseA gene encoding exodeoxyribonuclease VII large subunit, yielding MQGVLPIARPFRDIYTVTRLNHEARAILEEGFPPLWVEGEISNLARPASGHLYFSLKDAQCQVRCALFRSRNAAFTFDPVNGMQVLARAQVSLYEGRGDFQLIVEHLEPAGEGRLRLALEALKRRLAAEGLFNEEHKIPLPALPRAVGIITTPSGAAIRDVLSILKRRFPALPVVVYPVPVQGAGAAAAIARALFVADRRKDCDVLILARGGGSLEDLWAFNEEAVARAIYASELPVVTGIGHQIDFTIADLVADRRAATPSAAAELVSPDRQGLLTQQSNLETRLLRALLSRVKRGQAALEWLSKRLVHPRRRLMDQSQRVDELWLRLARAAHSARTLKMAKLTEQTARLLRHDPQQALALRHGICRHQEARLTRAIAQRLAVHRERLAKLGATLNAMSPLSTLARGYAIVTTAATGQVVRDAAVLSPGDPVTARFARGEADCEVLRTRGDLTGAEVAP
- a CDS encoding YezD family protein, whose amino-acid sequence is MATTKLDHSEALFERDRPTWIESLLDVVRQLRFGSVEITVHDGRIVQIERKEKLRFETPASSKGR
- a CDS encoding OprO/OprP family phosphate-selective porin, with amino-acid sequence MHTADKAKQTATVSAGADGFALKSTDGAFQLKLRALLHADSRWFFDSDDPTGDDTFTLRRARPFIEGTVFNNFDFRFMPDFAGGRTVIQDAYVDARFLPWLQIKAGKFKTPFGIERLQSGSAIRFVERALPNNLVPNRDIGGELHGELGGGVFSYSLAGLNGVNDGRSSKDIGDIDNNVDKDFAGRIFAHPFLNTSIVPLQGLGIGFAASYVDTGGNVDSPNLPNYRTSGQQRFFAYRGTTFSNGEWLRLSPQGYYYSYGPFGLLWEYVNVAQDVARDIDGVTRSDDLSHDAWRIAAWYLNQNIKLAFDYEQPEFEGGGGGTAESPRDREDEKVVLGRLQLYF
- a CDS encoding sulfate ABC transporter substrate-binding protein codes for the protein MLTVVLSLVNPIMGWAAEVTLLNVSYDPTRELYQEYNAAFAKHWQEKTGDTVTVQQSHGGSGKQARAVIDGLEADVVTLALAYDIDAIAEKSGFIRKNWQSDLPGSSSPYTSTIVFLVRKGNPKGIKNWDDLVKPGVSVITPNPKTSGAARWNYLGAWGYALLKSNRDEAKAKDFIAELYKNVPVLDTAARGATTSFVLRGIGDVLINWENEILMSGRELGPDKFDIVVPPSSILAEPTVAVVEKVADKHGTIEAARAYLEYLYTKEGQEIVAKHFYRPVDAEIAAKYASQFPKLTLFTLAEIVGDWKKTNQVHFADGGVFDQIYTTGR
- a CDS encoding TOBE domain-containing protein — protein: MTIKAINVRNQFRGFVKEIVPGPVLSEVDVETSAGIVTSVVTSRSLTELDLKIGSAVLALVKSTEVALAKL
- a CDS encoding EAL domain-containing protein, which gives rise to MPVSQLVDYFNDRIRTQEVRYLPEDPIRSRHGAVEANFGPLRLTSVFQPLVAIASGGRLAVGHQAYLRAIRANHAALPAPEVFASTREAAAIVYLDRLCRTVHMLNFLRQATEDGCLFLHVHARHILGVPHDHGGYFESLLHRCGLTPERIVIQVDPPGAEDPDGCRRMQAALRNYRRRGYCVAMNVTCGVHRENILEHVSELQPDYVRLDRTCLAIGDAPLARAMTLIALLHESGAKVIVHRLETATEVRAATDYGVDVAAGSHFGRPSPDLRGPIPVPVHGSPPFGSRTAPGTGLVREGDVLLRYA